One window of Rasiella rasia genomic DNA carries:
- the prfB gene encoding peptide chain release factor 2 (programmed frameshift), whose amino-acid sequence MITNDQLQDLRSRLDVLRQYLDVAGKRVEIQNEEEKTFDPNFWNNPQEAEAFMKTLRTKKKWVEDYETALQLTEDAEVIYEFFKEGEGTAENVEIRFGKALTAIEALEFRNMLSQEGDDLSAVLQITAGAGGTESCDWANMLMRMYLMWAEKNGFKVKELNYQAGDVAGIKTVTLELEGDYAFGWLKGENGVHRLVRISPFDSNAKRHTSFASVYVYPLADDTIEIDINPADISWDFARSSGAGGQNVNKVETKAILTHAPSGIVIHNSETRSQLENRQKAMQMLKSQLYEIELRKQQEKRAEIEGNKMAIEWGSQIRNYVLQPYKLVKDVRTNHESTNPDAVLDGYIDEFLKAYLMMMGQGEKSDEL is encoded by the exons ATGATTACAAACGACCAACTTCAAGACCTTCGCTCCAGACTGGATGTGTTAAGGCAATATCTT GACGTAGCTGGAAAGCGCGTAGAAATACAAAACGAAGAAGAAAAAACATTCGACCCCAATTTTTGGAACAATCCGCAAGAGGCTGAAGCCTTTATGAAAACCTTGCGTACAAAAAAGAAATGGGTAGAAGATTATGAAACGGCATTGCAGCTTACCGAAGATGCCGAGGTTATTTACGAGTTTTTTAAAGAAGGTGAAGGCACAGCAGAGAATGTAGAAATACGTTTCGGAAAAGCGTTAACAGCTATTGAAGCCTTAGAGTTTAGAAATATGTTGAGCCAAGAAGGTGACGATCTTTCTGCCGTGTTACAAATCACAGCGGGTGCTGGAGGTACCGAAAGTTGCGACTGGGCTAATATGCTCATGCGTATGTACCTGATGTGGGCAGAAAAGAATGGTTTTAAAGTTAAAGAATTAAACTACCAGGCTGGCGACGTGGCAGGGATAAAAACTGTGACCCTAGAATTGGAAGGCGACTATGCTTTTGGGTGGTTAAAAGGCGAAAATGGTGTCCACAGGTTGGTACGTATTTCACCTTTTGACAGCAACGCAAAACGCCACACCAGTTTTGCCAGTGTCTATGTGTACCCTCTAGCCGATGACACCATAGAAATAGACATTAATCCAGCCGATATAAGTTGGGATTTTGCGCGAAGCTCTGGTGCCGGCGGACAAAACGTAAACAAAGTTGAGACCAAAGCAATTTTAACGCATGCACCTTCTGGTATTGTGATTCACAATTCTGAAACGCGTAGCCAGTTAGAAAACCGGCAAAAAGCTATGCAGATGCTAAAAAGCCAGCTCTACGAAATAGAACTGCGCAAACAGCAAGAAAAACGTGCCGAAATTGAAGGAAACAAAATGGCGATTGAATGGGGCAGCCAGATTCGCAACTATGTGTTGCAGCCTTATAAATTGGTAAAAGATGTACGTACAAACCATGAAAGCACCAACCCAGATGCTGTGCTAGATGGATATATAGACGAGTTTTTAAAGGCGTATTTGATGATGATGGGACAAGGAGAGAAGAGTGATGAGTTGTAA
- a CDS encoding tyrosine-type recombinase/integrase: protein MKVTIDLIMHRGEACYSVVFPYDAALKAIIKEFRFIKYSATHRSFYVFASRWSLTELVESLAAKGITIDYGNVLHAEKLKEASAEISSEKEDHSRVLDDYMSYLLGLRLSESTINTYATFISNFISFLNGSPLESVNNDTVRLFVEDEVKKKQYAISSHRQLISAIKHFATLNLESAIDIDALIRPRKSSYLPTVLSKEEVIDLLRVTKNLKHRTVLALLYSSGLRIGELIDLELRMINIDRRQLFVKNAKGRKDRVVVLAESFIPLFRNYYMTYTPQHFFVENPKGGRYGAGSVRQFLKQSCKAAGITKRVTPHTLRHSYATHMIENGVGLRYVQDLLGHAKPETTMIYTHVAQKDLLQIRSPLDTALTALSKSDKDTLKLPFSDNISG, encoded by the coding sequence TTGAAAGTTACCATAGATTTAATTATGCATCGTGGAGAAGCGTGCTATTCTGTTGTTTTTCCGTATGATGCTGCTCTAAAAGCTATTATTAAAGAGTTTCGGTTTATTAAATATTCTGCTACCCATCGTTCGTTTTATGTATTTGCCAGCCGTTGGTCGCTTACAGAGCTGGTAGAGTCGTTGGCCGCCAAGGGTATCACCATTGACTACGGAAATGTGCTTCATGCTGAAAAATTAAAAGAAGCCTCCGCAGAAATTTCGTCAGAAAAAGAAGATCACAGTCGTGTGTTAGACGATTATATGTCATACCTCCTTGGATTACGATTAAGCGAGAGTACGATTAACACCTATGCTACCTTTATCTCAAATTTTATTTCGTTTTTGAATGGGAGTCCGTTAGAGTCTGTAAACAATGATACCGTACGTTTATTTGTTGAAGATGAAGTGAAAAAGAAGCAGTATGCCATTAGCAGTCATAGGCAACTTATTAGTGCCATAAAGCATTTTGCCACTTTGAATTTAGAAAGCGCCATAGACATAGACGCTTTAATTCGGCCAAGGAAATCTAGTTATTTGCCCACTGTTTTGAGTAAAGAAGAGGTGATAGATTTGTTGCGTGTGACTAAAAATTTAAAACATCGCACGGTACTGGCACTACTCTACTCTAGCGGGCTACGCATTGGCGAGCTCATAGACCTGGAACTACGAATGATAAATATTGACAGGCGGCAGTTATTTGTGAAAAATGCGAAGGGCCGGAAGGATCGGGTTGTTGTTTTAGCTGAAAGTTTTATACCGTTGTTTAGAAATTATTATATGACGTATACGCCGCAGCATTTTTTTGTAGAGAATCCGAAAGGTGGGCGTTATGGTGCTGGCAGTGTACGGCAATTTTTGAAGCAGTCGTGTAAAGCGGCGGGAATTACCAAGCGAGTAACGCCGCATACTCTAAGACATAGTTATGCCACGCATATGATTGAGAATGGCGTGGGTTTACGGTACGTTCAGGATTTGTTAGGGCACGCCAAGCCTGAGACCACGATGATATACACACACGTAGCTCAAAAAGATTTATTACAAATTAGGAGTCCGCTAGACACTGCCTTAACCGCCCTGTCTAAATCTGATAAAGACACATTGAAACTTCCGTTTTCAGACAACATTAGCGGATAA
- a CDS encoding alpha/beta hydrolase: protein MRKSKIVITIITLFLCFKGIAQFNQNSEKQIVVGKVDSLYSKILKEQREIWIHTPEDFNSTKKYPVIYVLDASQQFYVITGMQKQLTPFKIPQSIIVGITNTDRTRDFTNTNVPFQRGHESETSGGASNFLKFINQELKPYINNKYPTENNNTIIGHSTGGLFVLYSYLHHENSFDNYLAIDPSLWWDEENLVKETQELLNKGNRKEKSLYIAVANSIGKAMDTAKVRKDKTVPTEQIRANLKFHDLLVKNNKEINFKWEYFENEDHGSIVVPAQYNGLRSIFSWFPFPEMWRFNTPKEYSAKELTEPFKTHYEKLSIQMKREVKPDWELLNQVGFFMLDGHNLPKKALAYLELNADFYPNESKSFVALGNYFLSQKNKSEAIDNYKKAVGIDGNQEAQAKLKELE, encoded by the coding sequence ATGAGAAAGTCTAAAATTGTAATAACCATAATTACCTTGTTCCTATGTTTCAAAGGAATAGCACAATTTAATCAAAATAGCGAAAAGCAAATAGTAGTTGGGAAAGTTGATAGCTTATATTCCAAAATACTAAAAGAGCAAAGAGAAATTTGGATACATACACCTGAGGACTTTAATAGCACTAAAAAATATCCAGTTATTTATGTATTGGACGCATCTCAACAATTTTATGTTATTACTGGAATGCAAAAGCAACTAACGCCTTTCAAAATTCCTCAATCTATAATAGTTGGTATTACCAATACGGATAGAACAAGAGATTTCACGAATACTAATGTTCCTTTTCAACGCGGACACGAATCGGAAACTTCTGGAGGTGCCAGTAATTTTTTAAAATTCATAAATCAAGAATTAAAACCTTATATCAACAATAAATACCCAACCGAAAACAACAATACCATTATTGGTCATTCTACAGGAGGTCTTTTTGTACTTTATTCATACTTACATCACGAAAATTCTTTTGATAATTATTTGGCAATTGACCCAAGTCTTTGGTGGGACGAAGAAAATTTGGTTAAAGAAACTCAAGAACTACTAAATAAAGGAAATCGAAAAGAAAAGTCATTATATATAGCTGTGGCTAATAGTATTGGCAAAGCAATGGACACGGCTAAAGTTAGAAAAGACAAAACAGTTCCTACTGAACAGATTAGAGCCAATTTAAAGTTTCACGACCTATTAGTAAAAAATAATAAAGAGATTAATTTTAAATGGGAATACTTTGAGAATGAAGACCACGGAAGCATTGTTGTTCCAGCCCAGTATAATGGATTGCGGTCTATTTTCTCTTGGTTTCCATTCCCAGAAATGTGGCGTTTTAACACACCAAAAGAATATTCCGCCAAAGAATTAACAGAACCATTTAAAACCCACTATGAAAAATTGAGCATTCAAATGAAACGTGAAGTAAAACCTGATTGGGAATTACTAAATCAAGTTGGGTTCTTTATGTTGGATGGACATAATCTTCCTAAAAAAGCGTTAGCATATTTAGAACTGAATGCTGATTTCTATCCAAATGAATCAAAAAGTTTTGTTGCTTTAGGGAATTACTTTTTATCTCAAAAAAACAAATCAGAAGCAATTGACAACTATAAAAAAGCAGTTGGAATAGACGGAAATCAAGAAGCTCAAGCTAAACTAAAGGAATTAGAATAG
- a CDS encoding nucleotide-binding protein: MAKRTAKYTPPPPTELIISRKDFISKLEERIAEGQEILNFGVKTQSDFDKNREDFNHWNDYNSEYLKQSFNNEYNEYKKRYDDCAMFIGFGKRAQGPKGKLDNFKEVVDVKLTNLKKLLGKSDLLKSSIEEKTEMANTTEVIENKTNNIFIVHGHDEHTKTDLARTIEKLGLNPIILSEQPNRGQTIIEKFELHSDVGFAVVLLTADDLGKVKTETKDKYRARQNVILEMGYFIGKLGRSNVFPLYESGVELPSDLHGVLYNPIDEGKTWKFKLVKELIASGYDVDANKIL; the protein is encoded by the coding sequence ATGGCAAAACGAACTGCAAAATATACACCACCACCACCAACTGAATTAATCATTTCGAGAAAAGACTTTATTTCTAAACTTGAAGAAAGAATTGCAGAAGGTCAAGAAATCTTAAACTTTGGAGTCAAAACACAATCTGATTTTGACAAAAATCGTGAAGATTTTAATCATTGGAATGACTATAATTCCGAATACCTAAAACAGTCATTTAATAATGAATACAATGAATATAAAAAAAGATATGACGATTGCGCAATGTTCATTGGTTTTGGAAAAAGAGCACAAGGTCCAAAAGGTAAATTAGATAACTTTAAAGAAGTTGTTGATGTAAAACTAACTAACCTTAAAAAATTGTTAGGGAAATCAGACTTGCTTAAATCCTCAATTGAAGAAAAAACCGAAATGGCAAATACAACAGAAGTAATCGAAAATAAAACAAACAATATTTTTATAGTTCACGGTCACGATGAACATACAAAAACTGACCTTGCAAGAACTATCGAAAAACTTGGTTTAAATCCAATTATACTATCCGAACAACCTAACAGAGGACAGACTATAATTGAAAAATTTGAATTACATTCAGATGTTGGGTTTGCTGTAGTTTTATTAACAGCAGATGATTTAGGCAAAGTCAAAACTGAAACAAAAGATAAATACAGAGCTAGACAAAATGTAATTCTGGAAATGGGTTACTTCATTGGGAAATTAGGAAGAAGTAATGTGTTTCCTCTCTATGAAAGTGGTGTAGAGTTACCAAGCGATTTACACGGAGTTTTATATAATCCTATTGACGAAGGAAAAACTTGGAAATTTAAGCTAGTTAAAGAACTTATAGCATCAGGTTATGATGTTGATGCAAACAAAATATTATAA
- a CDS encoding lysozyme inhibitor LprI family protein gives MVQAHLQGRQIFKFGLLTRKNNKKNLKIWLVFNRMVWDCFQPYYSYTNPLATSYTKMNRTIFLLFLTANLTCFSQTQLEMNKVANHEYENAKIELEKTYQKVLMQYDQNRIFIRNLKKSQRKWLKYRNAQLKLRYPKQASEMYGSSFAMCRIILLNKLTKERSETLNRFLTKNIDGDICY, from the coding sequence ATGGTTCAGGCGCATTTGCAAGGTCGCCAAATTTTTAAATTTGGCTTATTGACAAGAAAAAATAATAAGAAAAATTTAAAAATCTGGCTTGTGTTTAACCGAATGGTTTGGGACTGTTTTCAGCCCTACTATTCTTATACAAATCCGTTGGCAACAAGCTATACCAAAATGAATCGAACGATATTCTTACTATTTCTGACAGCAAATTTGACCTGTTTTTCGCAAACTCAATTGGAGATGAATAAAGTTGCGAATCACGAATATGAAAATGCTAAAATTGAATTAGAAAAAACTTATCAAAAGGTTTTAATGCAGTATGACCAAAATCGGATTTTTATAAGGAACTTGAAAAAGTCACAACGAAAGTGGTTAAAGTACAGGAATGCACAACTGAAATTAAGATACCCTAAACAAGCAAGCGAAATGTACGGTAGCTCATTTGCTATGTGTAGAATTATTTTGCTAAACAAATTAACTAAAGAACGATCTGAAACACTAAACAGATTTTTGACTAAAAATATTGATGGCGACATTTGTTACTGA
- a CDS encoding helix-turn-helix domain-containing protein has translation MNDKLNTESSGFLTSYIKENKSKIDESLVSLRLMKEVDDFLDINCISQRSFADDIGYSEAYISQLMSGVKKFNTSFINRLEKKYNLRIEFKLNPKNECKFISKLSNTTIEFRITNFNLIQSEKNFSSNNNPLDYCQFETVED, from the coding sequence ATGAACGATAAATTGAACACAGAATCTAGTGGCTTTTTAACTTCTTACATAAAAGAAAATAAAAGCAAAATAGATGAATCTTTAGTTAGTTTAAGGTTAATGAAGGAGGTTGATGATTTTTTGGATATAAATTGTATCAGCCAGAGAAGTTTTGCTGATGATATTGGATATTCTGAGGCATATATAAGTCAACTGATGTCCGGTGTGAAAAAGTTTAATACTTCTTTTATAAACAGGCTTGAAAAGAAGTATAATTTGAGGATAGAGTTCAAGCTTAATCCTAAAAACGAGTGTAAGTTTATATCAAAATTGTCAAATACTACAATTGAATTTAGAATAACAAATTTCAATTTAATACAATCTGAGAAGAATTTTTCGTCAAATAATAATCCATTGGATTATTGTCAATTTGAAACTGTTGAGGATTAA
- a CDS encoding DUF6794 domain-containing protein produces MKKFFCVILFLCSASIFGQTAEFCHPNYIKNISTKIIDKLTTTEIQFIQNSTLQLEKNWLNENEQILNNRVIINYSDFLPILEYARDSEENLLSEFQLERIFLIYALNKIQEKNTCVSTIIDKIIEWSKENKKALALRIEKDSINGKYIPTDLNDAIKHLDLKLADEFKSKIKLMTEEQFTVEGHIGIGLRVIRNGWELWGKSRLSNYFENLGIDHPDTMSGIILTSYYRQLIGEPIDLESQIKEYQNRLRKNPHFTKKEFPINVKDVEFDGAIGYPEFKEQKEWPSVSFFRSINGEITWIYSYKFGWKQLTKEQLVEFDKISVYEIQAWLEHLYKSG; encoded by the coding sequence ATGAAGAAATTTTTTTGCGTAATATTATTTTTATGTAGTGCTTCAATATTTGGACAGACGGCTGAATTTTGTCATCCGAATTATATTAAAAATATTTCTACGAAAATAATAGACAAGCTAACCACTACAGAAATCCAATTTATCCAAAATAGTACGCTTCAATTAGAAAAAAATTGGCTTAATGAAAACGAGCAAATTCTTAATAATAGAGTAATCATAAATTATTCTGACTTTCTTCCAATTTTAGAATATGCTAGAGATTCCGAAGAAAATCTTCTTAGTGAATTTCAATTGGAACGGATTTTTCTAATTTATGCCTTAAATAAAATTCAAGAAAAAAACACCTGTGTATCAACAATTATAGACAAGATTATTGAATGGTCTAAAGAAAATAAGAAAGCGCTTGCCTTGAGAATAGAAAAAGATTCCATTAACGGAAAATACATACCAACTGATTTGAACGATGCGATCAAGCACCTTGATTTAAAGCTAGCTGATGAGTTTAAATCCAAAATCAAATTGATGACCGAAGAACAATTTACAGTTGAAGGCCATATTGGCATTGGACTACGAGTAATAAGAAACGGTTGGGAACTTTGGGGAAAATCGAGGCTATCAAATTATTTTGAGAATTTAGGTATAGATCATCCTGATACGATGTCGGGTATTATTTTAACAAGTTATTATAGGCAATTGATTGGAGAACCAATTGATCTTGAGAGTCAAATTAAAGAATATCAAAATCGCTTGAGGAAAAACCCTCATTTTACAAAAAAAGAATTTCCGATTAATGTAAAAGATGTGGAATTTGACGGGGCAATTGGTTATCCAGAATTTAAAGAACAAAAGGAATGGCCTAGCGTAAGTTTTTTTCGAAGTATAAATGGTGAAATTACTTGGATTTATTCATATAAATTTGGATGGAAACAATTAACTAAAGAGCAATTGGTAGAATTCGATAAAATATCTGTTTATGAAATACAGGCTTGGTTGGAACATCTTTACAAATCAGGATAA
- a CDS encoding T9SS type A sorting domain-containing protein → MVIKITIITFFLLSSALSFGQIIEFPDSDFKNALVNTNCVDTDGDGIVDDNADTNNDGEIEIDEAQAVISLNLYNRDISSLIGIEYFENIEILSCSQNQLAQLDLSQNILLTNLNLRNNLLTTINISQNTNLEGIEIAHNNLQNIDISQNINLLGLECSSNNLSSLDISQNTNLLGLACSNNSLNELDVTSNLNLKILDAYHNNLSSIDLTNNSALERLWLNDNFLTDLDVSQNPLIWRLHVDNNLLSNIDLFEQTNLITFTCSGNQFVTLDLSQNNMLRTINCSNNNLSNLNIQNGNNENLNVMLAVDNPNLLCIQVDDENSTPPFCSSGFGWCVDNDVEFSESCVLSIDDINNNQMIVLYPNPVKDYLSISTKSALNIIEVNLYNTTGELVYEEKEKFNNINLSKVKKGIYFIVVRTNNSTFFEKIIKQ, encoded by the coding sequence ATGGTAATAAAAATTACAATAATTACATTTTTCCTTTTATCTAGTGCACTTTCATTTGGGCAAATAATTGAATTTCCAGATTCTGATTTTAAAAACGCATTAGTAAATACTAATTGCGTTGACACAGATGGAGACGGAATCGTAGACGATAATGCTGACACAAACAATGATGGAGAAATTGAAATCGACGAAGCTCAAGCCGTGATATCACTAAATTTATATAATCGTGATATCTCTTCTCTAATTGGAATTGAATATTTCGAAAACATAGAAATCCTTAGTTGCTCACAAAATCAACTTGCCCAATTAGATCTTTCACAAAACATCCTACTAACAAATCTTAACTTGAGGAATAACTTGCTAACCACAATTAATATTTCTCAAAATACAAATTTGGAGGGAATAGAAATTGCACATAATAATTTACAAAATATCGATATCTCGCAAAACATCAACCTATTAGGTTTAGAATGTAGTTCAAATAATTTGTCAAGTTTAGATATATCTCAAAATACAAATCTTTTAGGTTTGGCTTGTAGCAACAACTCATTAAATGAATTGGATGTCACTAGCAATTTGAATCTAAAAATTCTTGACGCATATCATAATAATCTATCCTCAATAGACCTTACTAATAATTCGGCTTTAGAAAGGTTGTGGTTAAATGATAATTTTCTGACAGATTTAGATGTATCACAAAACCCTCTAATTTGGCGCTTACATGTTGATAATAATTTACTATCAAACATTGACCTCTTTGAACAAACAAATCTAATTACCTTTACCTGTAGTGGTAATCAATTTGTCACGCTAGATTTATCTCAAAACAATATGCTTCGGACTATCAATTGCTCTAATAATAACTTGTCCAACTTAAATATTCAGAACGGAAATAATGAAAATTTGAATGTGATGTTAGCAGTCGATAATCCTAATTTGCTCTGCATCCAAGTTGATGATGAGAATTCAACTCCTCCATTTTGTAGTTCAGGTTTTGGATGGTGTGTTGACAATGATGTAGAATTTAGTGAATCTTGTGTCTTGAGTATAGATGATATAAACAATAATCAAATGATTGTGTTATATCCTAATCCAGTAAAAGATTATCTTTCAATTAGTACTAAATCTGCTTTAAATATTATCGAAGTCAATTTATATAATACTACAGGAGAATTGGTTTATGAAGAGAAAGAAAAGTTCAATAATATAAATCTATCAAAAGTCAAAAAAGGAATATATTTCATTGTTGTCAGAACTAACAATTCGACATTTTTTGAAAAAATAATTAAACAATAA
- a CDS encoding toll/interleukin-1 receptor domain-containing protein, with amino-acid sequence MDKKIFISYSWGNKEHQDWIVNLGKRLMTDTVDVVLDRWSLKDGHDIHSFMEEMVKSKDIFRVLIVCDKKYKEKADDRQGGVGTETQIISPNLYSNEKQEKFIPIVLERDEDGKPFLPVYLSSRKYIDFSQEEDFEDSYEELLRNILEAPSIPKPKLGTKPPTYITETNVDLSETNSKIRTIENQIKKNDNLNEKYASDFLKVFQDKLWEFNLENSPNNLTAFGELLMETLKNYKPLREDFIKFIDLLTTKKTDFASELIIEFFENKPMYLRPRDERNSWSGPEFDTFKIIFQELFIYTIAVGIKNKDYLFVSELLHSKYFIKDPYRNNQEPSSFPFLYDYHQNLESYMNQTFNKITGFGHYVITNLSDQISKQTLIFSDTLCYCVSYLETDNHYDRWFPATYLYGERNGGFNFFDKLSSRKHFEKVKVLFDVQNENELKKKLEKNKENSGDRIRYGNGGFNRVPFVYELIDINKISIYR; translated from the coding sequence ATGGACAAGAAAATTTTTATATCATATAGTTGGGGAAATAAAGAACATCAAGACTGGATTGTAAATCTTGGAAAGAGATTGATGACTGATACTGTTGATGTTGTTTTAGACAGATGGAGTTTAAAAGACGGACACGACATTCACAGCTTTATGGAGGAAATGGTAAAGTCGAAAGATATTTTCCGAGTTCTTATTGTTTGTGATAAGAAATACAAAGAGAAAGCTGATGACAGACAAGGAGGCGTTGGCACAGAAACTCAAATCATTAGTCCAAATTTGTATTCTAACGAAAAGCAGGAAAAATTCATACCTATTGTACTTGAAAGAGATGAAGATGGAAAACCATTTTTGCCTGTTTATTTGTCGAGTAGAAAATATATTGATTTTTCCCAAGAAGAAGATTTTGAAGATAGTTATGAAGAGTTATTAAGAAACATTTTAGAAGCACCATCAATACCTAAACCTAAACTTGGTACCAAACCACCAACTTATATAACTGAAACAAATGTTGACTTATCTGAAACCAATAGTAAAATAAGAACTATTGAAAACCAGATTAAGAAGAACGATAACTTAAATGAAAAATATGCTTCAGACTTTTTAAAAGTTTTTCAAGATAAATTATGGGAATTTAATCTTGAAAATTCACCAAATAATTTAACAGCTTTTGGAGAATTATTAATGGAGACTTTGAAGAATTACAAGCCTTTAAGGGAAGACTTCATAAAATTCATTGACTTGTTAACAACTAAAAAAACAGACTTTGCAAGTGAACTTATAATTGAATTCTTCGAGAACAAACCTATGTATTTACGACCACGAGATGAAAGGAACAGTTGGTCAGGTCCTGAATTCGATACTTTTAAAATTATTTTTCAAGAACTATTTATTTACACTATCGCAGTCGGAATTAAAAACAAGGATTACTTGTTTGTTTCAGAATTACTTCATTCTAAATATTTCATTAAAGACCCTTATAGGAACAATCAAGAGCCAAGTAGTTTCCCATTTTTATATGATTATCATCAAAATTTGGAAAGTTATATGAATCAAACATTTAATAAAATTACTGGCTTCGGGCATTACGTAATAACTAATTTATCTGACCAAATAAGTAAGCAAACTTTGATATTTTCAGACACACTATGTTATTGTGTTAGCTATTTAGAAACTGATAATCATTATGACCGATGGTTTCCAGCCACATATCTTTATGGGGAAAGAAATGGTGGTTTCAACTTCTTTGACAAACTATCTTCGAGAAAGCACTTCGAAAAAGTAAAAGTACTTTTTGATGTTCAAAACGAAAACGAGTTAAAAAAGAAACTTGAAAAAAATAAAGAGAATTCTGGAGATAGAATTAGATATGGAAATGGTGGATTTAACCGAGTTCCATTTGTTTATGAATTAATTGATATTAACAAAATATCTATTTACAGATGA
- a CDS encoding helix-turn-helix domain-containing protein — protein sequence MQKVEKFSPEINKVYFIESHTLIHILSGKGSIQVDFKNYFDWQEKAIFLEKGQYIKFLSDDFTVRRIEFSNESKFYDNDVRVLFKHLISLGYIDLLECEECKSFLSETALTNNSADIIDVSSKQWFWQNPFKASKEEYQVIFDAKDIIDKEYSNKLTSIDLVNLINDRGYNAQALIKNKIGLSVKNLMTSKRLQESLKEVAFTNKNIQEISYDLGYKDDAYFNRVFKKSIGQTPKQFRQNFDFENRDLFSQDILELLKKYHTQERSLEFYANEMNLSIKALSNKVRAKMNTSLGQLIRLELINSAKLMILEGQSVVSISRQLGFEEPNHFSRFFKHYSKVTPSEFKLKKYNS from the coding sequence ATGCAAAAAGTTGAAAAATTTTCACCAGAAATTAATAAAGTATACTTTATAGAAAGTCATACTCTTATTCATATTCTTTCAGGAAAAGGAAGCATTCAGGTTGATTTTAAGAACTATTTTGATTGGCAGGAAAAAGCAATCTTTCTAGAAAAAGGACAATACATTAAATTCTTGTCAGATGACTTTACAGTTAGACGAATAGAATTTTCAAATGAAAGCAAATTTTATGATAATGATGTAAGAGTATTATTCAAACACCTAATTTCTTTAGGTTATATTGACTTATTAGAATGTGAGGAATGTAAATCGTTCCTATCTGAAACAGCCTTAACTAATAATTCTGCTGATATAATTGATGTATCTTCTAAACAATGGTTTTGGCAAAATCCCTTCAAAGCTAGTAAAGAAGAATACCAAGTAATTTTTGATGCTAAAGACATAATTGACAAAGAATATTCAAATAAATTAACAAGTATTGATTTAGTCAATTTAATTAACGACAGAGGATATAATGCTCAAGCTCTAATTAAAAATAAAATTGGTTTATCTGTCAAAAACTTAATGACATCAAAAAGGCTACAAGAAAGCCTTAAAGAAGTAGCATTCACTAATAAAAATATTCAAGAAATTTCTTATGATTTAGGGTATAAAGATGACGCTTATTTCAATAGAGTTTTTAAAAAATCAATTGGACAAACGCCGAAACAGTTTAGACAAAATTTCGATTTTGAAAATAGAGATTTATTCTCACAAGATATTTTAGAACTTCTAAAAAAATATCACACACAAGAAAGGTCTCTTGAGTTTTACGCTAATGAAATGAACCTTTCTATAAAGGCATTATCTAATAAAGTTCGAGCTAAAATGAACACTTCTTTAGGTCAATTAATACGATTAGAATTAATCAACTCTGCTAAATTAATGATACTCGAAGGACAATCCGTTGTCTCTATTTCTAGACAACTAGGATTTGAAGAACCAAATCATTTTTCGAGATTCTTTAAACATTATTCTAAAGTTACGCCTTCCGAATTCAAATTAAAAAAGTACAATTCTTAG
- a CDS encoding YHS domain-containing (seleno)protein, translated as MKNLIKTTILGLALIMSSVVLAQDKMANNIDNSNIALQGYSPVSYLDLGLAQKGNKTYKSEHNKVVYYFTSAEQKTTFDKNPGKYLPQYGGFCAFGCYAGAKFRVDPNKFIVEDGKYYLYLNNVELDAKQLWLAENNHSKLKGVADKNWKNLSKTHN; from the coding sequence ATGAAAAATTTAATTAAAACAACAATTTTAGGATTAGCTCTAATAATGAGTTCAGTAGTATTAGCTCAAGATAAAATGGCGAATAATATTGATAATAGTAATATAGCATTACAAGGCTACAGTCCTGTTTCATACTTAGATTTGGGATTAGCTCAAAAAGGAAACAAAACATATAAATCTGAACATAACAAAGTAGTATACTATTTCACATCAGCAGAACAAAAAACTACGTTTGACAAAAACCCTGGAAAATACCTTCCTCAATATGGCGGATTTTGTGCGTTTGGTTGTTATGCAGGAGCAAAATTTAGAGTTGACCCAAATAAATTTATTGTAGAAGATGGAAAATACTATCTGTATTTAAACAATGTGGAACTTGATGCAAAACAATTATGGTTGGCAGAAAATAATCATAGCAAATTAAAAGGTGTTGCAGATAAGAATTGGAAAAACTTAAGTAAAACTCATAATTAA